The following nucleotide sequence is from Desulfurobacterium indicum.
CGTTTAGTGCTGCTCCTTTCCTGAGGTTGTCGCCAACTATCCACAGGTTTAAACCATTCTTTATTGTATCATCTTTTCTGATTCTTCCTACGAGGACGTCGTCTTTACCGGCAACGTCAATAGGTGTTGGGTATATTCCGTTTTTGAAGTCATCCATTACTGTGACGCCGGGAGCGGTCCGGAGAACTTTAACGGCATCTTCCACAGATACGGGATTTTCAAATTCAAGATTTACGACTTCGGAGTGTCCTATAAATACGGGAACTCTTACGCATGTGGCAGAAACTTTTATTTCTGGATCATGCATGATTTTTTTTGTTTCGTTTACCATTTTGTGCTCTTCTTTTGTGTAGCCGTCATCAAAGAAAACGTCAATTTGGGGAACACAGTTAAACGCAATCTGTTTTGGTATTTTGTTCGGTGGTGGAACATTTTCTCTTTTTAATACAGCTTCTGATTGAGCTTTAAGCTCTTCTATTGCTGCGGCTCCGGCACCGGAAACAGCCTGGTAGGTTGCTACTACGATTCTTTTTATCCGTGACAGGTCATAGAGCGGTTTAAGGGCGACTACCATTTGGATGGTAGAACAGTTGGGATTGGCAATTATTCCTTTATGCCATTTCACATCTTCCGGGTTTACTTCGGGAACAACAAGTGGCACATCGTCGTCCATTCTAAAAGCTGAACTGTTATCTATTACTATGGCTCCTCTTTTAACGGCTTCGGGGGCAAACTGCTTACTTCTATCTCCGCCGGCAGAAAAGAGAGCTATTTCAACACCTTCAAGAGATTCAGGCGTCAATTTCTCTACGGTTATTTCTTCTCCGCGGAATTTGAGCTTTGTTCCTGCAGAGCGTTCTGATGCTAAAAGCTTTATTTTATCAACCGGGAAGTTGCGTTGTTCGAGGACTTTTATCATCTCTTTACCTACCGCACCTGTTGCACCGACAACTGCTACGCTGTATCCCATGCTTTCTCTCCTTGGGCTTATTATAGAGATTTAATTATACTACAAGGATGCTTTTACTTCTTCGCATAGTGTTTTGATGGCGTTTCCCTTGAGTTTCTCTTTGACTTTTTCCGATAGGTCGTTTTTTATTTGTTCATTGTTTATTTCAATTTCCATTAACGTTTCTTTTATTTTTCGCGGTGTCGCGTCCTTCTGGATAAGTTCAGGCACTATTTTTTCTTCGGCGATTATGTTTGGAAGTGATATGTATTTTGTTTTTACCAGTCTCTTTGCAATGGTAAAAGTTAGAGGGTGTAGCTTGTAAATCACAACATGAGGAAGTAAAGCTATTGCTGCTTCAAGGCTTGCCGTTCCGGAAGCTATGATTCCAGATTTTGAATAGAACATGGCGTTGTATACTTCACTTCCTTTGACGATTTTTACAAACGGAGCGATTTTTTTTGTTTTTCTACTGATAAGTTCAAAGTCAAGACTTTCGGCTACCGGTAGGATAAACTCTTCTTCCGGTTTTGAAATTTTTATCTTAACGGCTGTTTCTAAAATTGTTTCCAGAAGGTATTTGATTTCCGATTCTCTGCTTCCTGGCATGAGTAGAATAGGTTTTTTTGTTAAGTTGTAATTTTTGAAGAAAATGGTTTCCGGAATAGCGGGTTTTACCATATCTACGAGAGGGTTACCGACATAGATAGCTTCAAGTCCAAATTTTCTGTAGAGTTTGACTTCAAAGGGAAAAATGACAAACATTTTATCGACCAGTTTTGCGATTTTTTTTCCTCTTTTGTAGTTCCACGCCCAGAATTTTGGAGATATAAAGTAAAAGACTTTTATTCCTTCTTTTTTTGCAATTTCTGTCACTCTCATGTTGAAACCGGGAAAGTCTATTAGAAGCACGGCGTCTGGTTTTTCTTTCTTCAGGAAGTTTTTGATAGTTTTTAGTCCTTTTCTTATTTCAGGTAGTTTTGAAATCGCTTCAAACAGACCGAATGCTGTTAAACGTTTTGCGTCGTATATGTTTTTTACTCCTTCCAGGTTTTCGAGTAAAACACCGTAAAGCTCTATTTCATTTTTCAATTCGTTTACAATTTCTCTGGCGTAGTTGAAAGCTGAAAGTTCTCCTGTTACTATGAGAAGTTTTTTCATCTTTTACCTGTGATTAGTTTTGCTATTTTCAGAAATTCATCTTTCTTCATGAGGTAGCTTTTTTTGCATCCCGCTCTGTTTCCTGCTTCTATGTCGGAAATTTTATCTCCTACCATGAAACTCTCTTTTAAATTTATATTCCACTTCTCTGCTGCTCTAAGAAAAAGTCCGATTTCAGGTTTTCTGCAACTGCATCCTTCGTCAGGTTTGTGAGGACAAAAGAAAAAATCATCAATCTGAACGTTGTAGTGTTTAAGAAGCTGGTTCAACTTTTTGTTTACGGCGTGAAAATCTTCTTCTTTAAAGTAGCCTCTTCCTATGCCGGATTGATTAGAAATTACGATAAGTAAAAATCCTGCGTCTTTCAGTAGTTTTAGTCCCTCACCGACTCCCGGAAGCAGTTTAACCTTCTCCGGTTCGTGGATGTAACCGTCATCCTCTATCAGTGTATTATCTCTATCAAGAAATATTGCTCTCTGCATTCTTTGTCCATGTCTGTTTTGATGTTGTTGATTATACTTGATTCTGATTGATAGCGGTTAAGTGTAATAGTTTTTTTACTATAGATTAGGTGTGAAAACCTGTCTGCCGGTGCGCTGGCTGTTTTTGATAAAAAATGTAAAAATTTATCTTGCTACTTTAAATCTAAAGGATAGATTTAGGTTTTGCTAACTCATGGTGGAGGATATAAGATGGAATTTGTAGGTAGACATATAATGATGGATGCAGTTGTAACAGATATTACAAGGATTAACACGATTCAGCCCATCTACGACTACATGGAAGAGATAGCAAGGCAGCTTGATATGACACTTGTTTATCCTCCTATTGTTGCCCGTTTCCCATTTGCGCAATCAGAGCTTGAGCAGTTTGTTAAGAAGCTTTCAGAAGAGAACGTTAAAAGCGTAACGCTTGATTTTATGGAAGAGACTCTTAAAAGGAGAGCTACCGAAGATAGTGGTGTTTCAGGTGTTTCTATCTGGCTTGAGAGTCACTGCACAATTCATACATGGCCTGAAGAAAAGTTTTTCAGCCTTGATGCTTACAGCTGTAAAGATTTTGATCCGATGGTTGCTCTTAAGCTTACAATAAAATGGTTTAAGGTTGAGTATGCATCTTTTGTTGATGTTGAAAGATATATTGGTGCTCCATGTAAAATAAAGGCGTACGAGTATAAAAACGGGGAACTTATTCCCTGCCAGCCTTCTGTAAAGTAGATAAGAGCAGGCTTTTGGCCTGCTCTTATTCTGAAAATATCTTTAATGCTTTTTTGTAAATTTCGTTTTTTCTTAGTCCTGTTATTTGACAGGTTTTTTTCACCGCTTCTTTTAAAGTTTTTCCCTCCTCTTTAAACTTCTTGAGTAGTTTTTCTGGTTCTATTTTTACTGTGTCCTCTCTTTGAGGGTAGAACAAGATTACCATTTCTCCCTTTGGAGTTAAACGTTTGAGAATTTCCTCGGCTGTTCCTGTTAAAAATTCTTCGTGAAGTTTTGTTATTTCCCGATAAATGGCTATTTTCTTTTCAGGGTTTAAGTTATGGATAGCTTTAAGTGTTTCCTCTATCCTGTGAGGAGATTCATAAGCTACCACTGTCCAGGGCATCTTGATGATTTCGGTTAGTGCTTCGTCTCTTTTTTTCTTCTTTTTTGGGAGGAATCCGTAGAAGAGAAATTTATCTGAAGGAAATCCTGAACCTGAGAGTGCTGCTATGACGGCAGAAGTGCCGGGTATCGGAACAACTCTTATGTTTTCCTCTCTTGCTTTTTTAATAACCCTGAAGCCGGGATCGCTTATTGCGGGTGTTCCTGCGTCTGATACCAGACATATGTTTTTCCCTTCTTTTAGGAGGCTTATTATTTTGTCTGCTGCTTCTTTTTCGTTGTGTTCATGGCACGATATTAACTTTTTTCCTGTTATGTTAAAAGCTGAAAGCAATTCTTTTGTTCTTCGGGTGTCTTCTGCTGCAATGATATCTGCGGTTTTGAAAGTTTCAAGAGCCCTTAACGTTATATCTTTTAAATTTCCTATGGGCGTTGCTACTATATAAAGTGTGCCTTCCATGTTTAAACCTGGGCTATGCATTCAATTTCAATTTCGGCATCAAGAGGTAAACGGGACACTTCTACCGTTGATCTTGCTGGGAAAACAGGGCAGTTTTTGAAGAAGTTTTCGTAAATTTCGTTAACCTTTTTGAAATTTTTGATATCTTTTAGGAAAATGGTTGTTTTTACTATTCTTTTCCTTGAGCTGCCTACCTCTTTTAAAATAGCTTCTATGTTTTTAAAAATCTGTTCTGTTTGTTCTTCTAATGTTTCTAATAGTTTTCCCGTTTTAGGGTTGATACCTATTTGTCCTGATAGGAATATCAAATTTTCTACGATTACGGCCTGAGAATAAGGACCTACCGGTTTTGGGGCTTTGTCTGTTTTTACAGCTTTCATCGTTACTACCTCATATATAGTTAATTCTTATTCATTCTACCAAAATCGGGAACTTGAAAAGAAGATAGTTGCTGATGTAGAATAAGTAGGTGTTACTATTTATCAATAATGAAGAAGAGAGGGGAAATCTATGAATGAACAAGAACTGTTAATAAAGCAAATTGAGAAAGCCAAAGAAGAAGGGGACAAAATGGTTTCTGAAATTCTTTCTGGAATCAAGAGGATTCTTGAGCTTCTTCCTGAAATTTCCGATGAAAAAAATGAAAAGTGTGAAAGAGTGAGAAACTTGCTTCAAGAGATAACAACAGTAACCAGTTATCAGGATATTATTTCTCAGAGACTTGAAAAGGTTAAAAAAGTTCTTGCCGGTGACGAAAATATAACTATTGAGGATCTTGATTGGAATCTGGAAGAGAGCAAGAGGGTTGCACAGGACGATATTGACAACTTTTTCAATTAATGAAGTGGGGTTGGGTAGATGAAGATAGATATTCCTCAGGATATGCAGGAAATATTTGAAGAGTTTTTGGTCGAAGCCGGCGAAATTATTGATAGTCTGGATCAGGATCTTATTAATCTTGAAAATTCTCCGGATGATGAAGAATTAATAAACCGCATTTTTAGAGGGATGCACACCTTAAAAGGTGGTGCGGGATTTTTAAATCTCACCACCATTGTTGAGCTTGCTCACCGTATGGAAGACATTTTTAACAAAGTCAGGAGCGGTGAATTAAAGATAGATTCTGAGAAGCTTGATATTCTTTTTGAAGGTCTTGATAAGCTCAAAGAGGCTTTGGACATGTTGAGGGATAGTGGTGAAATTCCCGATCCAGAAGATATAGATGACATACTTAAAAAACTTGATTCTATACTTGAAGGTAGCAGAACATCTTCCTCTCAGGATACTTCAAATTCAGCTGAGTCGAAAGAAGATTTTGATAATAGGGAAAAAGAAGGCAATGGAAAGAAAATGAAATTTAAAGAAGATGTTCCCGAAGCTTTGAGAAAACTTATAGAAAAATATCCGGATAAGGATATGGCCGGTTTACTGGAAGAGATAATTCTGATGCCTCCAGAAGAGAGGCCTATGGAGATAATTCCTGTTATTGAAAAACTGATAGAGGAAGGAAAGGAGATAAAGGATCTGTTGGAAGAAGAAAAAGAAAAAAAAGAGTCTTCCCCTACACCTCCTCAGCCTGTTTCTAAGAAAGAACCGGATAAAAAGCCAGAACCGGTTAAACCCCCTGTTTCCGTAAAACCACCAAGAGAAAAGAAAAAGAAAACAAGTGATGTTATCCGTATAGATGTTGAAAGGATAGAAAATCTTATGAACCTTGTTGGAGAAATTGTTCTTGACAGAAACAGAATAATGAGGCTTATCTCCCAGCTTGAGAGAGAGCTTAAAAGTGAGACAATAGAGGCACTTAACGAAACTGTTATAAGCATGGATAGGACGGTTAGCGATCTTCAGGCTGCGGTTATGAAGTTGAGGATGCAGCCTATAAAGAAAATTTTCTCCAAGTTTCCCCGTATAGTTAGAGATCTTTCCAAGAAGTTAGGGAAAAAGGTTAATCTGATAATTGAAGGTGAAGATACAGAACTTGATAAGTCAATAATAGATAAGCTTGAAGATCCATTGATTCATCTGGTAAGGAATTCTCTTGATCACGGAATTGAAACACCTGAAGAAAGAGTAATGATGGGTAAGCCCGAAACAGGAACTATAAAACTTTTTGCCTATCATGAAGGAGATCACATAATCATTGGTATTTCTGATGATGGTCGCGGAATCGATGTTGAAAAAGTGAAGCAGAAGGCGATAGAAAAAGGTTTAATTACTCCTGATCAGGCAAAACAGATGTCTGAAAAAGACGCTTACAGTATTATCCTTATGCCTGGTTTTTCAACGAATGATCAGGTTACTGAACTTTCAGGCCGCGGTGTCGGTATGGACGTTGTTGCTTCTGTTATCTATTCCCTTAGGGGAACAATAGAGATAGAGAGTGAAGAAGGTAAAGGGACAACGATTCTCCTGAAACTTCCTCTTACGGTTGCCATTATAAGAACACTGATTATAGGTGTAAATAATCAAATATTCTCCATTCCTCTCCATGCCATTATAGAGATTGTTAAGTATGATAAAGAGAAAGTTAAAAATGTTGGAAGGTTTAAAAGTCTTGTTTTAAGGGATGAAGTTCTTCCTCTGTTCAGCTTGAATGAATTGTTAGGAGTGGAAGAGTCAGGAGAAAAGAACTTTATTGTTGTTGTTAAAGTCGGAGAAAAGTATATAGCTGTTTCTGTTGATAAGCTTTACGGTGAGGAGGAAATCGTAATCAAATCTATGGGAGCTCTTCTTGAGGACATTCCTGGAATTGCTGGGGCAACCATTGCCGGTGACGGAAGAGTAATTTTGATTTTAGATATCAATTCCCTTTTAAATGATGTTAAAAAAGATCTAATAGGGGTAATCTAATGCAGGTAGAAGATGGAAAGAAAAAAGAGTTGGAAATAGAGGAGATAGTTGGTGCGACAGTTTCAAGGGAGATACAAGTTATAGGATTCAAATTAAACGACGAACTTGTTGGGATTCCTATAGAGGAAATCGTTGAAATAACAACCAATAAAGACATAACACCTGTTCCAAAATCGCCTGGCTTTGTTTTGGGAGTGATGAACCTGAGAGGAAAGATTGTTCCTGTGGCTACCGTAAAGAAAAAGTTGGGGATAAAGGAGGAGATTACCCCGGAACTTTTTAAAAAGAACAATATCATTATTTTGGATACCGACTATGGAGAGGTTGGAATTACGGTAGATGAAATAGTAGGTTCTCTTAGATTTACTGAGGAGGATATTTTGCCAGAGCCAACAGGAACTATAGGTATTGAGATTAAACATATAAAAGGCGTAGTTCAATTAGATAAACAGCTTTTAATAATCCTTAATACGAAAACCATTTTTTCAAAGGAGGAAAAGTAGATGTTTGGCAACAGAGGGAACGGGGAGTCCACAGTTTTTCTCAAAAAGACGATAGCCAATCTTGAAAAAGAGATAGAGAAACTTGAAGAACAACTGAAGGCCTGTGAGAGCGAGAAAAAGAATCTTCTGGAGACTGTAGAAAAAGTTAAAAGAGCCGCGGAAGAAGAGAAGAAAGCACTTCAAGAAGAGCTTGAGAAAGTTAAAGAAGAGAAGGAGAAAATTGATAATGATCTGTATATGTATAAGCAGATAGTCGATTCCTTTATGGAAGAAGCCTTTTTCCTTGCCAGCCCTGATTTTAAGCCTGGAAGAGCGGGAAATGAGATTATTCTGGCAAACAGGAGAGCTCTTGAGATTGCTTCAAAATGGAAAGATGTGTTTCTCAAAGAATTTGGAGTTAACCCTGACAATCTCATCGGAACTTCTATTCATGTTATGCATAAAGATCCTGAAAGAGTCAAAATGCTTCTTAAATCGACACGCCCTGGTGAACATATTAAGAACGCTGATATTCCTGTAGGACCTTATGTAATGGCATCTTATAGACATGTTATCTTGAACAAAGATGGAAGTATCAGAGGTTATCTTGCTACATGGAAAGATGCAACTGCTGAGAGAGAAATAGTTGAAAATCTGAAAACAACGCAACAGATGATAGTTTCAAACCTTAAGGCTGCGAAAGAGAGTCTCTTTCAGGCAATAGATACTGCTGTTTCTGTTTCTGTTGTTCTAAACAGTATTAAGAAAGTTATAGAGACTTCAAAAGAAGAATCTGAAGCGGCTATAAAGATAAAGGAACAGATAAACGATCTTGTTAAAGTTTCTGAACAGTTGAAGGTTAACTACAACAAAATTCTTGAATATCTCAATGAAGCTGAGAAAAAGACAACTTCTTCAATAGAACAGATGAAGTACATTCATTCTATAACAAGTAATCTGGAAGAGGTTGTTCAGGATTTAAGACATCAAACGGAGCAGATTGATCAGGTCGTTGAAGTTATCACTTCAATAACTGAGCAGACAAACCTGCTTGCTCTAAATGCTGCTATTGAAGCTGCGAGGGCAGGAGAAGCTGGTAGGGGCTTTGCTGTTGTTGCTGATGAAGTCAGGAAACTGGCAGAAAGGACGAACAAGTCTGCTGTTGAAATTAAAGAGGTTGTTAAGAACATGCGTGAGAAGATGGCGAAAACGACAAAGATTACAGAGGAAGCGACGAAAGCTGTTAATGACGGAATGGAGATATTCAGTCAAAACAAAGAAGTTTACAACAATATCAAGGGTTCAGCGGAAGATACTCTTACAGTTATTAACAGACTGTTTACTGCTGTTGAAGAGGAAGAAAAGCATATCGAAACGATTGTTGAGAAAATTCAGGATTCTTCAAAAATTATCAGTGACCTTTCTACAGTTACAGACAATGTGATTAAGAACTCTGATAGGACGAAGGCTGAAATTAAGAAAGTTCTTGCCACGTTTGGTATGGTTGATCTTGGAGATGCAAAAGACCTTATCAAGATTGTTACCGATGTGCTGGATATTATTGAAA
It contains:
- a CDS encoding aspartate-semialdehyde dehydrogenase, giving the protein MGYSVAVVGATGAVGKEMIKVLEQRNFPVDKIKLLASERSAGTKLKFRGEEITVEKLTPESLEGVEIALFSAGGDRSKQFAPEAVKRGAIVIDNSSAFRMDDDVPLVVPEVNPEDVKWHKGIIANPNCSTIQMVVALKPLYDLSRIKRIVVATYQAVSGAGAAAIEELKAQSEAVLKRENVPPPNKIPKQIAFNCVPQIDVFFDDGYTKEEHKMVNETKKIMHDPEIKVSATCVRVPVFIGHSEVVNLEFENPVSVEDAVKVLRTAPGVTVMDDFKNGIYPTPIDVAGKDDVLVGRIRKDDTIKNGLNLWIVGDNLRKGAALNAVQIAEVLIKENLI
- the lpxB gene encoding lipid-A-disaccharide synthase produces the protein MKKLLIVTGELSAFNYAREIVNELKNEIELYGVLLENLEGVKNIYDAKRLTAFGLFEAISKLPEIRKGLKTIKNFLKKEKPDAVLLIDFPGFNMRVTEIAKKEGIKVFYFISPKFWAWNYKRGKKIAKLVDKMFVIFPFEVKLYRKFGLEAIYVGNPLVDMVKPAIPETIFFKNYNLTKKPILLMPGSRESEIKYLLETILETAVKIKISKPEEEFILPVAESLDFELISRKTKKIAPFVKIVKGSEVYNAMFYSKSGIIASGTASLEAAIALLPHVVIYKLHPLTFTIAKRLVKTKYISLPNIIAEEKIVPELIQKDATPRKIKETLMEIEINNEQIKNDLSEKVKEKLKGNAIKTLCEEVKASL
- a CDS encoding D-glycero-alpha-D-manno-heptose-1,7-bisphosphate 7-phosphatase, which produces MQRAIFLDRDNTLIEDDGYIHEPEKVKLLPGVGEGLKLLKDAGFLLIVISNQSGIGRGYFKEEDFHAVNKKLNQLLKHYNVQIDDFFFCPHKPDEGCSCRKPEIGLFLRAAEKWNINLKESFMVGDKISDIEAGNRAGCKKSYLMKKDEFLKIAKLITGKR
- a CDS encoding S-adenosylmethionine decarboxylase family protein; the protein is MEFVGRHIMMDAVVTDITRINTIQPIYDYMEEIARQLDMTLVYPPIVARFPFAQSELEQFVKKLSEENVKSVTLDFMEETLKRRATEDSGVSGVSIWLESHCTIHTWPEEKFFSLDAYSCKDFDPMVALKLTIKWFKVEYASFVDVERYIGAPCKIKAYEYKNGELIPCQPSVK
- the rsmI gene encoding 16S rRNA (cytidine(1402)-2'-O)-methyltransferase, which gives rise to MEGTLYIVATPIGNLKDITLRALETFKTADIIAAEDTRRTKELLSAFNITGKKLISCHEHNEKEAADKIISLLKEGKNICLVSDAGTPAISDPGFRVIKKAREENIRVVPIPGTSAVIAALSGSGFPSDKFLFYGFLPKKKKKRDEALTEIIKMPWTVVAYESPHRIEETLKAIHNLNPEKKIAIYREITKLHEEFLTGTAEEILKRLTPKGEMVILFYPQREDTVKIEPEKLLKKFKEEGKTLKEAVKKTCQITGLRKNEIYKKALKIFSE
- a CDS encoding RidA family protein is translated as MKAVKTDKAPKPVGPYSQAVIVENLIFLSGQIGINPKTGKLLETLEEQTEQIFKNIEAILKEVGSSRKRIVKTTIFLKDIKNFKKVNEIYENFFKNCPVFPARSTVEVSRLPLDAEIEIECIAQV
- a CDS encoding chemotaxis protein CheA is translated as MKIDIPQDMQEIFEEFLVEAGEIIDSLDQDLINLENSPDDEELINRIFRGMHTLKGGAGFLNLTTIVELAHRMEDIFNKVRSGELKIDSEKLDILFEGLDKLKEALDMLRDSGEIPDPEDIDDILKKLDSILEGSRTSSSQDTSNSAESKEDFDNREKEGNGKKMKFKEDVPEALRKLIEKYPDKDMAGLLEEIILMPPEERPMEIIPVIEKLIEEGKEIKDLLEEEKEKKESSPTPPQPVSKKEPDKKPEPVKPPVSVKPPREKKKKTSDVIRIDVERIENLMNLVGEIVLDRNRIMRLISQLERELKSETIEALNETVISMDRTVSDLQAAVMKLRMQPIKKIFSKFPRIVRDLSKKLGKKVNLIIEGEDTELDKSIIDKLEDPLIHLVRNSLDHGIETPEERVMMGKPETGTIKLFAYHEGDHIIIGISDDGRGIDVEKVKQKAIEKGLITPDQAKQMSEKDAYSIILMPGFSTNDQVTELSGRGVGMDVVASVIYSLRGTIEIESEEGKGTTILLKLPLTVAIIRTLIIGVNNQIFSIPLHAIIEIVKYDKEKVKNVGRFKSLVLRDEVLPLFSLNELLGVEESGEKNFIVVVKVGEKYIAVSVDKLYGEEEIVIKSMGALLEDIPGIAGATIAGDGRVILILDINSLLNDVKKDLIGVI
- a CDS encoding chemotaxis protein CheW, which encodes MQVEDGKKKELEIEEIVGATVSREIQVIGFKLNDELVGIPIEEIVEITTNKDITPVPKSPGFVLGVMNLRGKIVPVATVKKKLGIKEEITPELFKKNNIIILDTDYGEVGITVDEIVGSLRFTEEDILPEPTGTIGIEIKHIKGVVQLDKQLLIILNTKTIFSKEEK
- a CDS encoding methyl-accepting chemotaxis protein, with product MFGNRGNGESTVFLKKTIANLEKEIEKLEEQLKACESEKKNLLETVEKVKRAAEEEKKALQEELEKVKEEKEKIDNDLYMYKQIVDSFMEEAFFLASPDFKPGRAGNEIILANRRALEIASKWKDVFLKEFGVNPDNLIGTSIHVMHKDPERVKMLLKSTRPGEHIKNADIPVGPYVMASYRHVILNKDGSIRGYLATWKDATAEREIVENLKTTQQMIVSNLKAAKESLFQAIDTAVSVSVVLNSIKKVIETSKEESEAAIKIKEQINDLVKVSEQLKVNYNKILEYLNEAEKKTTSSIEQMKYIHSITSNLEEVVQDLRHQTEQIDQVVEVITSITEQTNLLALNAAIEAARAGEAGRGFAVVADEVRKLAERTNKSAVEIKEVVKNMREKMAKTTKITEEATKAVNDGMEIFSQNKEVYNNIKGSAEDTLTVINRLFTAVEEEEKHIETIVEKIQDSSKIISDLSTVTDNVIKNSDRTKAEIKKVLATFGMVDLGDAKDLIKIVTDVLDIIESIEENIRKVFVLNIQPDTTFIATVSSLINTIASSTHVFKTVASKYPELASIISEIEELLEDLLVSAKEIAVALQNRDFKETLDKMEELIKVSNEITSKVVVCIKTYLNIKDGGR